Proteins encoded together in one Palaemon carinicauda isolate YSFRI2023 chromosome 45, ASM3689809v2, whole genome shotgun sequence window:
- the LOC137634891 gene encoding mucin-1-like: MLEIPEPFEETTDCAQRHKFRLKKMQAKYNYGLVFGLKRSLQKRLQTRPVTPTRYLPDTRLVGPTRHLPDTRQARPTRHLPDTRPARTTRQLPDTRPAGTTRQLPDTRPAGTTRQLPDTRPAGTTRQLPDTRPAGTTRQLPDTRPAGTTRQLPDTRPAGTTRQLPDTRPAGTTRQLPDTRPAGTTRQLPDTRPAGTTRQLPDTRPAGTTRQLPDTRPAGTTRQLPDTRPAGTTRQLPDTRPAGTTRQLPDTRPAGTTRQLPDTRPAGTTRQLPDTRPAGTTRQLPDTRPAGTTRQLPDTRPAGTTRQLPDTRPAGTTRQLPDTRPAGTTRQLPDTRPAGTTRQLPDTRPAGTTRQLPDTRPAGTTRQLPDTRPAGTTRQLPDTRPAGTTRQLPDTRPAGTTRQLPDTRPAGTTRQLPDTRPAGTTRQLPDTRPAGTTRQLPDTRPAGTTRQLPDTRPAGPNRQLPDTRPAGPNRQLPDTRPAGPNRHLPDTRPAGPNRHLPDTRPAGPTSHLPDSRPAGPTSHLPDSRPAGPTSHLPDSRPAGPTSHLPDSRPAGPTSHLPDTGPAGPTRHLPDTGPAGPTRHLPDTRPARPTRHWSDTRQAEPTRHSPYTRLARPTRHWPDTRPAGPTRHSPYTRLARPTRHWPDTRPAGPGIGLTLDQLDPAGIGLTLDQLDPAGIGLTLDQLDPPGIGLTLDQLDPPGIGLILDQPDPPGIGLTLDQPDPAGIGLTLDQPDPPGIGLTLDQPDPPGIGLTLDQPDPPGIGLTLDQPDPPGIGLTLDQPDPPGIGLTLDQPDPPGIGLTLDQPDPPGIGLTLDQPDPPGIGLTLDQPDPPGIGLTLDQPDPPGIGLTLDQPDPPGIGLTLDQPDPPGIGLTLDQPDPPGIGLTLDQPDPAGIGLTLDQPDPPGIGLTLDQPDPPGIGLTLDQPDPPGIGLTLDQPDPPGIGLTLDQPDPPGIGLTLDQPDPAGIGLTLDQPDPAGIGLTLDQPDPAGIGLTLDQPDPAGIGLTLDQLDPPGICSF; the protein is encoded by the exons ACTAGACCAGTTACACCCACCAGATATTTGCCTGATACTAGACTAGTTGGACCCACTAGGCATTTGCCTGACACTAGACAGGCTAGACCAACCAGGCATTTACCTGACACTAGACCAGCTAGAACCACCAGGCAATTGCCTGACACTAGACCAGCTGGAACCACCAGGCAATTGCCTGACACTAGACCAGCTGGAACCACCAGGCAATTGCCTGACACTAGACCAGCTGGAACCACCAGGCAATTGCCTGACACTAGACCAGCTGGAACCACCAGGCAATTGCCTGACACTAGACCAGCTGGAACCACCAGGCAATTGCCTGACACTAGACCAGCTGGAACCACCAGGCAATTGCCTGACACTAGACCAGCTGGAACCACCAGGCAATTGCCTGACACTAGACCAGCTGGAACCACCAGGCAATTGCCTGACACTAGACCAGCTGGAACCACCAGGCAATTGCCGGACACTAGACCAGCTGGAACCACCAGGCAATTGCCGGACACTAGACCAGCTGGAACCACCAGGCAATTGCCGGACACTAGACCAGCTGGAACCACCAGGCAATTGCCGGACACTAGACCAGCTGGAACCACCAGGCAATTGCCGGACACTAGACCAGCTGGAACCACCAGGCAATTGCCGGACACTAGACCAGCTGGAACCACCAGGCAATTGCCGGACACTAGACCAGCTGGAACCACCAGGCAATTGCCGGACACTAGACCAGCTGGAACCACCAGGCAATTGCCGGACACTAGACCAGCTGGAACCACCAGGCAATTGCCGGACACTAGACCAGCTGGAACCACCAGGCAATTGCCGGACACTAGACCAGCTGGAACCACCAGGCAATTGCCGGACACTAGACCAGCTGGAACCACCAGGCAATTGCCGGACACTAGACCAGCTGGAACCACCAGGCAATTGCCGGACACTAGACCAGCTGGAACCACCAGGCAATTGCCGGACACTAGACCAGCTGGAACCACCAGACAATTGCCTGACACTAGGCCAGCTGGAACCACCAGGCAATTGCCGGACACTAGACCAGCTGGAACCACCAGACAATTGCCTGACACTAGACCAGCTGGAACCACCAGGCAATTGCCTGATACTAGACCAGCTGGAACCACCAGGCAATTGCCTGACACTAGACCAGCTGGAACCACCAGGCAATTGCCTGACACTAGACCAGCTGGAACCACCAGGCAATTGCCTGACACTAGACCAGCTGGACCCAACAGGCAATTGCCTGACACTAGACCAGCTGGACCCAACAGGCAATTGCCTGACACTAGACCAGCTGGACCCAACAGGCATTTGCCTGACACTAGACCAGCTGGACCCAACAGGCATTTGCCTGACACTAGACCAGCTGGACCCACTAGTCATCTGCCTGACTCTAGACCAGCTGGACCCACTAGTCATCTGCCTGACTCTAGACCAGCTGGACCCACTAGTCATCTGCCTGACTCTAGACCAGCTGGACCCACTAGTCATCTGCCTGACTCTAGACCAGCTGGACCCACTAGTCATCTGCCTGACACTGGAccagctggacccaccaggcaTCTGCCTGACACTGGAccagctggacccaccaggcaTCTGCCTGACACTAGACCAGCTAGACCCACCAGGCATTGGTCTGACACTCGACAAGCTGAACCCACCAGGCATTCACCTTACACTAGACTAGCTAGACCCACCAGGCATTGGCCTGACACTAGAccagctggacccaccaggcaTTCACCTTACACTAGACTAGCTAGACCCACCAGGCATTGGCCTGACACTAGACCAGCTGGACCCG GCATTGGCCTGACACTAGACCAGCTGGACCCGGCAGGCATTGGCCTGACACTAGACCAGCTGGACCCGGCAGGCATTGGCCTGACACTAGAccagctggacccaccaggcaTTGGCCTGACACTAGACCAGTTGGACCCACCAGGCATTGGCCTGATTTTAGACCAGCCGGACCCACCAGGCATTGGCCTGACACTAGACCAGCCGGACCCAGCAGGCATTGGCCTGACACTAGACCAGCCGGACCCGCCTGGCATTGGCCTGACACTAGACCAGCCGGACCCGCCTGGCATTGGCCTGACACTAGACCAGCCGGACCCGCCTGGCATTGGCCTGACACTAGACCAGCCGGACCCGCCTGGCATTGGCCTGACACTAGACCAGCCGGACCCGCCAGGCATTGGCCTGACACTAGACCAGCCGGACCCGCCAGGCATTGGCCTGACACTAGACCAGCCGGACCCGCCAGGCATTGGCCTGACACTAGACCAGCCGGACCCGCCAGGCATTGGCCTGACACTAGACCAGCCGGACCCGCCAGGCATTGGCCTGACACTAGACCAGCCGGACCCGCCAGGCATTGGCCTGACACTAGACCAGCCGGACCCGCCAGGCATTGGCCTGACACTAGACCAGCCGGACCCGCCAGGCATTGGCCTGACACTAGACCAGCCGGACCCGCCAGGCATTGGCCTGACACTAGACCAGCCGGACCCAGCAGGCATTGGCCTGACACTAGACCAGCCGGACCCGCCAGGCATTGGCCTGACACTAGACCAGCCGGACCCGCCAGGCATTGGCCTGACACTAGACCAGCCGGACCCGCCAGGCATTGGCCTGACACTAGACCAGCCGGACCCGCCAGGCATTGGCCTGACACTAGACCAGCCGGACCCGCCAGGCATTGGCCTGACACTAGACCAGCCGGACCCAGCAGGCATTGGCCTGACACTAGACCAGCCGGACCCAGCAGGCATTGGCCTGACACTAGATCAGCCGGACCCAGCAGGCATTGGCCTGACACTAGATCAGCCGGACCCAGCAGGCATTGGCCTGACACTAGAccagctggacccaccaggcaTTTGCTCCTTTTGA